In the Macrobrachium rosenbergii isolate ZJJX-2024 chromosome 23, ASM4041242v1, whole genome shotgun sequence genome, one interval contains:
- the LOC136851340 gene encoding uncharacterized protein isoform X1, giving the protein MNTTEVVKKTPQNRFCEFCGLNFKARTTLYKHMLKQHPEEWSLKQIKKRMERQFQCKFCHCKFRYKNNLTTHIKKVHKTADIVLNSLSDGSSKRKSHLNYCKEDNCSESFTTIEQLKHHLTKEHFIQMETTYMTFMNYNEFEDWRKGLERNTTRFMPRMKWPRADGGYSRLFKCMRSGVYCPTVAEENRKRRLKLEGSYKIGQHCPAQLTVILYPSGLTKVKACLTHYGHEFNGKYTYGYNKNKNKKKKDQVKHEYVGMYSRPNTT; this is encoded by the exons atGAATACTACGGAAGTGGTGAAAAAGACGCCACAGAATAGATTCTGCGAGTTTTGTGGGCTGAACTTCAAGGCGAGGACCACCCTGTATAAACACATGTTGAAACAACACCCCGAG gaaTGGTCTCTGAAACAAATTAAGAAGCGAATGGAGAGACAGTTCCAGTGTAAATTCTGTCACTGCAAGTTTCGATATAAAAATAACCTAACCACTCACATAAAGAAAGTGCATAAg aCAGCAGATATTGTTTTAAACAGCCTCTCAGATGGTTCCTCAAAGAGAAAATCCCACCTAAATTACTGCAAAGAAGATAACTGCTCTGAAAGTTTCACAACAATAGAACAACTCAAGCATCACTTGACAAAGGAACATTTCATACAAATGGAAACAACctatatgacatttatgaatTACAATG AATTTGAAGATTGGAGAAAGGGCTTGGAGAGGAACACAACACGTTTTATGCCCAGGATGAAGTGGCCACGAGCAGATGGCGGCTATTCACGTCTCTTTAAATGCATGCGTTCTGGTGTTTATTGTCCTACTGTAGCAGAGGAGAACAGAAAAAGACGATTAAAACTGGAGGGTTCTTACAAAATTGGTCAGCACTGCCCAGCACAGTTGACAGTCATATTATACCCCAGTGGTTTAACAAAAGTTAAAGCTTGTCTCACCCATTATGGTCATGAATTTAACG gAAAGTATACTTATGgttataacaaaaacaagaataaaaagaagaaggatcaagtgaaacATGAATATGTGGGTATGTACTCGAGACCAAACACCACCTGA
- the LOC136851340 gene encoding uncharacterized protein isoform X2 gives MERQFQCKFCHCKFRYKNNLTTHIKKVHKTADIVLNSLSDGSSKRKSHLNYCKEDNCSESFTTIEQLKHHLTKEHFIQMETTYMTFMNYNEFEDWRKGLERNTTRFMPRMKWPRADGGYSRLFKCMRSGVYCPTVAEENRKRRLKLEGSYKIGQHCPAQLTVILYPSGLTKVKACLTHYGHEFNGKYTYGYNKNKNKKKKDQVKHEYVGMYSRPNTT, from the exons ATGGAGAGACAGTTCCAGTGTAAATTCTGTCACTGCAAGTTTCGATATAAAAATAACCTAACCACTCACATAAAGAAAGTGCATAAg aCAGCAGATATTGTTTTAAACAGCCTCTCAGATGGTTCCTCAAAGAGAAAATCCCACCTAAATTACTGCAAAGAAGATAACTGCTCTGAAAGTTTCACAACAATAGAACAACTCAAGCATCACTTGACAAAGGAACATTTCATACAAATGGAAACAACctatatgacatttatgaatTACAATG AATTTGAAGATTGGAGAAAGGGCTTGGAGAGGAACACAACACGTTTTATGCCCAGGATGAAGTGGCCACGAGCAGATGGCGGCTATTCACGTCTCTTTAAATGCATGCGTTCTGGTGTTTATTGTCCTACTGTAGCAGAGGAGAACAGAAAAAGACGATTAAAACTGGAGGGTTCTTACAAAATTGGTCAGCACTGCCCAGCACAGTTGACAGTCATATTATACCCCAGTGGTTTAACAAAAGTTAAAGCTTGTCTCACCCATTATGGTCATGAATTTAACG gAAAGTATACTTATGgttataacaaaaacaagaataaaaagaagaaggatcaagtgaaacATGAATATGTGGGTATGTACTCGAGACCAAACACCACCTGA